A genome region from Paludibacterium sp. B53371 includes the following:
- a CDS encoding MarR family winged helix-turn-helix transcriptional regulator has translation MPTQNDRFSEALVHLMKNWRSALDARFRPFGLSQARWQVLLKLLRAGQPLAQCDLAQRIGIEPASLVRLLDALQSEGLVSRTADPHDRRSKLVSLTGQGSALGQQLALIADEMKTELLGSVPAEALAQTIEVLEQLEQLAAAMLAAHTASDCAPE, from the coding sequence ATGCCGACCCAAAACGATCGCTTCAGCGAAGCCCTGGTGCATCTGATGAAAAACTGGCGCAGTGCCCTCGATGCCCGGTTCCGGCCTTTCGGTCTGTCTCAGGCGCGCTGGCAGGTGCTGCTGAAACTGTTACGTGCCGGTCAGCCGCTGGCGCAATGTGATCTGGCCCAGCGCATCGGTATCGAACCGGCTTCGCTGGTGCGGCTGCTGGATGCCTTGCAGAGCGAGGGACTGGTCAGTCGTACGGCCGATCCGCATGACCGGCGCAGCAAACTGGTGTCGCTGACCGGGCAGGGGAGCGCGCTAGGACAGCAGCTGGCGCTGATTGCCGACGAGATGAAAACTGAATTGCTCGGCAGCGTACCTGCCGAGGCCCTGGCCCAAACCATCGAGGTGCTGGAGCAGCTGGAGCAGCTGGCTGCCGCCATGCTGGCGGCGCACACGGCGTCGGATTGTGCACCGGAGTAG
- a CDS encoding RNA methyltransferase yields MNKPEVPDFLRNIRIVLARPSHPGNIGSAARAMKTMGLSQLWLVSPKAFPSGEADALASGAVDLLQSAQVVDTLAEALNGVTVAAALTSRRRELTTPLAVPRELTPELLGRAQAGEQVALVFGNETFGLSIEEVELCNRLVTIPGNPDYFSLNLAMAVQVMTYELFSHVGVGVDYLKPSGLAATADEVEGMCAHLDQTMAHIGYYERRNGERLMRRMRTLFHRAGVLREEVDILRGFFKQVMRAADGHVPPDKS; encoded by the coding sequence ATGAATAAACCCGAAGTCCCTGATTTTTTGAGAAACATCCGAATTGTGCTGGCCAGACCGAGTCATCCGGGCAACATCGGCTCGGCGGCACGGGCCATGAAAACCATGGGTTTGTCGCAATTATGGCTGGTGTCACCGAAAGCTTTTCCCAGTGGTGAGGCCGATGCGCTGGCCTCGGGAGCGGTGGATCTGCTGCAGTCGGCGCAAGTGGTCGATACCCTGGCAGAGGCGCTGAATGGGGTGACGGTTGCCGCGGCGCTGACCAGTCGCCGTCGGGAGCTGACCACCCCGCTGGCCGTGCCGCGCGAGCTGACGCCCGAGCTTCTGGGGCGGGCACAGGCCGGCGAGCAGGTGGCCCTGGTGTTCGGTAACGAGACCTTCGGGCTGTCGATCGAAGAGGTCGAGCTGTGCAATCGCCTGGTGACCATTCCGGGCAATCCGGATTATTTTTCCCTCAATCTGGCCATGGCGGTGCAGGTGATGACCTACGAGCTGTTCAGCCACGTGGGTGTCGGCGTCGATTATCTCAAGCCGAGCGGCCTGGCCGCGACCGCTGACGAGGTGGAAGGCATGTGCGCCCATCTGGATCAGACCATGGCACATATCGGCTACTACGAGCGCCGCAATGGCGAACGGCTGATGCGCCGCATGCGCACCCTGTTCCATCGGGCCGGCGTTCTGCGCGAAGAGGTCGACATCCTGCGCGGCTTCTTCAAGCAGGTGATGCGTGCGGCTGACGGGCATGTTCCTCCCGACAAGTCCTGA
- the fnr gene encoding fumarate/nitrate reduction transcriptional regulator Fnr, giving the protein MTDQTTIQLHALKLSCSNCSLRELCLPVGLNREEMTQLDAVIRQSRRIKRGEYLFRSGEGFKSLFAVRTGFFKTCVSSQDGREQVTGFLMSGELMGLDGVSSNIHGCDAIALEDSEVCELPFNRIESLGRDIPSLQHHFFRLMSREIVRDQNVMLLLGNMKAEERLAAFLLNLSQRLAIRGFAANDFILRMSREEIGSFLGLKLETVSRTLSKFQQQGWISVDHKHIQLVKPEELKQLIAGCIHSNNAE; this is encoded by the coding sequence ATGACTGACCAGACCACCATCCAATTGCATGCGCTCAAGCTCTCCTGCTCCAACTGCAGCTTGCGCGAACTCTGCCTGCCCGTCGGACTGAATCGCGAAGAGATGACGCAGCTTGATGCCGTCATCCGCCAGAGCCGTCGCATCAAACGGGGCGAGTATCTGTTCCGCAGCGGTGAGGGCTTCAAGTCGCTGTTCGCCGTGCGCACCGGCTTCTTCAAGACCTGCGTCTCCAGCCAGGATGGCCGCGAGCAGGTCACGGGCTTCCTGATGTCCGGCGAGCTGATGGGGCTGGATGGCGTGTCCTCCAACATCCATGGCTGCGATGCCATCGCCCTGGAAGACAGCGAAGTCTGCGAACTGCCGTTCAATCGAATCGAGAGCCTTGGTCGCGACATCCCCAGCCTGCAGCACCATTTCTTCCGCCTGATGAGCCGCGAGATTGTCCGCGATCAGAACGTCATGTTGCTTCTTGGCAACATGAAGGCAGAAGAGCGTCTGGCCGCGTTCCTGCTCAACCTGTCCCAGCGTCTGGCCATCCGTGGCTTCGCCGCCAATGACTTCATTCTGCGCATGAGCCGCGAGGAAATCGGCAGCTTCCTCGGCCTGAAACTGGAAACCGTCAGCCGCACGCTGTCGAAGTTCCAGCAACAGGGCTGGATCAGCGTCGATCACAAGCACATTCAGCTGGTGAAACCGGAAGAACTCAAGCAACTGATCGCCGGCTGCATCCACTCCAACAACGCGGAGTAA
- a CDS encoding inositol monophosphatase family protein, whose product MHPMLNVAIKAARRAGNVIQRASMNVDTIRVERKKHNDFVSEVDRAAEQTIIETILEAYPKHAILAEESGAKGVGQAEYEWIIDPIDGTTNFIHGHTQYAVSIALAHKGQIQQGVVYDPNRNDLFTASRGVGAFLNDRRIRVGKRTNLNECVISTGFPVVDQSYIDTYLGMLKDVIGRTAGVRREGAAAIDLCNVACGRVDGFWEFNLKPWDIAAGSLIIQEAGGIVTDMKGEQEWFESGDIVAASPKVLAQLLHILSPHVK is encoded by the coding sequence ATGCACCCGATGCTCAATGTGGCCATCAAGGCCGCACGCCGCGCAGGCAATGTGATTCAACGCGCTTCCATGAATGTCGATACCATCCGTGTCGAACGCAAGAAGCACAACGACTTCGTTTCCGAGGTCGATCGCGCCGCGGAACAAACCATCATTGAAACCATTCTCGAGGCCTATCCGAAGCACGCCATCCTGGCGGAAGAATCGGGCGCCAAGGGTGTGGGACAAGCCGAATACGAATGGATCATCGACCCGATCGACGGCACCACCAACTTCATCCACGGCCATACCCAGTACGCGGTTTCCATCGCGCTGGCGCACAAGGGCCAGATTCAGCAGGGCGTGGTCTACGACCCGAACCGCAACGACCTGTTCACCGCCTCGCGTGGCGTGGGCGCCTTCCTCAATGACCGCCGCATCCGCGTCGGCAAGCGTACCAACCTCAATGAATGCGTCATCTCCACCGGCTTCCCGGTGGTGGATCAGTCTTATATCGACACCTATCTCGGCATGCTCAAGGACGTGATCGGCCGTACCGCCGGCGTACGTCGCGAAGGTGCCGCCGCCATCGACCTGTGCAATGTGGCCTGCGGTCGGGTGGACGGTTTCTGGGAGTTCAACCTCAAGCCGTGGGATATCGCGGCCGGCAGCCTGATCATCCAGGAGGCCGGTGGCATCGTCACCGACATGAAGGGCGAGCAGGAATGGTTCGAATCCGGTGATATCGTGGCAGCCAGCCCGAAGGTTCTGGCCCAACTGCTGCACATCCTGTCGCCGCACGTGAAGTAA
- the hemN gene encoding oxygen-independent coproporphyrinogen III oxidase yields MTTIHSFSPEHFEFDRQLIERLEGSGPRYTSYPTADRFHADFGEADYRHWLKQRRIGANSKAVSLYAHLPFCNTVCYYCACNKIITKDKSKADIYLDYLEKEVEMVANAVGEREKVIQLHFGGGTPTFLSDAQLERLMNILRGHFDFLPEGEYSIEIDPRKVGRETIFKLASFGFNRISVGVQDLEPRVQEAVNRVQSLDETLEVIQAAREAGFKSVSIDLIYGLPFQTQSSVARTIEQVIAISPDRIALYNYAHLPTLFMPQRRIDEADLPSSSVKLDILQHSVRQLTEAGYVFIGMDHFAKPDDDLAVALRQGRLQRNFQGYSTYADCDMLAFGVSSIGKVGPCYSQNEKELDAYYAALDAGRLPVMRGLVLDSDDILRRSIIQALMCRFSLSFEAIEEIFNINFAHYFAEEIPKLREMQQMGLLHFDGDFLTVEPKGRFLIRNVAMLFDRHLRERQTKARYSKVI; encoded by the coding sequence ATGACCACCATCCATTCGTTTTCTCCGGAGCATTTCGAGTTCGATCGACAACTGATCGAACGGCTGGAAGGCTCCGGCCCGAGATACACCTCATACCCGACTGCAGACCGCTTTCATGCGGATTTCGGCGAGGCCGATTATCGTCATTGGCTCAAACAGCGTCGCATCGGGGCGAACAGTAAAGCTGTATCATTATATGCTCATTTACCATTTTGCAATACTGTTTGCTATTACTGTGCCTGTAACAAGATCATCACCAAGGACAAGAGCAAGGCAGATATCTACCTCGACTACCTGGAAAAAGAGGTAGAAATGGTGGCAAATGCCGTCGGTGAGCGAGAAAAAGTCATTCAGTTGCATTTTGGTGGCGGTACGCCGACCTTCTTGTCGGATGCGCAACTCGAACGACTGATGAATATCCTGCGCGGGCATTTCGACTTTTTGCCGGAAGGTGAATATTCCATCGAGATTGATCCGCGCAAGGTGGGGCGCGAGACGATCTTCAAACTGGCGTCATTCGGTTTCAACCGCATCAGTGTCGGGGTGCAGGATCTGGAACCGCGCGTGCAGGAGGCCGTCAACCGGGTGCAGAGCCTGGACGAGACACTGGAAGTGATTCAGGCGGCGCGCGAGGCAGGTTTCAAATCGGTCAGTATCGACCTGATCTACGGGCTGCCGTTTCAGACGCAAAGCTCCGTGGCGCGGACCATTGAGCAGGTCATCGCCATCAGTCCGGACCGCATTGCGCTATACAATTACGCCCACTTGCCAACGCTGTTCATGCCGCAACGGCGTATCGACGAAGCCGACCTGCCGTCGTCTTCAGTGAAATTGGATATTTTACAACACTCGGTGCGTCAACTGACCGAGGCGGGCTATGTGTTCATCGGCATGGATCACTTCGCCAAGCCCGATGATGACCTGGCGGTTGCCTTGCGTCAGGGGCGTCTGCAGCGCAATTTTCAGGGCTATTCCACCTACGCCGACTGCGACATGCTGGCCTTCGGGGTGTCCTCGATCGGCAAGGTGGGACCTTGCTATAGCCAGAACGAGAAAGAGCTGGATGCCTACTATGCGGCGCTGGACGCCGGCCGCCTGCCGGTGATGCGTGGACTGGTGCTGGACAGTGACGACATTCTGCGCCGCTCGATCATCCAGGCGCTGATGTGCCGTTTCTCTTTGTCGTTCGAGGCCATCGAGGAAATCTTCAATATCAATTTCGCCCATTACTTTGCGGAAGAGATCCCGAAGCTGCGCGAGATGCAGCAGATGGGCCTGCTGCATTTTGACGGCGACTTCCTGACCGTTGAACCGAAGGGGCGATTCCTGATCCGCAATGTGGCCATGCTGTTCGATCGCCATCTGCGCGAGCGCCAGACCAAGGCCCGTTACTCCAAGGTGATCTGA
- a CDS encoding porin, which produces MHLRWIPLLACPLSAPLWADVTLYGELHGSLGRHTLSRGPNQNRLDNAGTHFGIKGSESLGNGLKTLWQIELEAELDGSKAPSPGQTFAGLSDASLGTLRLGHLNSALKGLYTVNQWRSGGSIAHHRHQGHEGMRNFGADALKVFTNPGKRLKNAIAYDSPVVAGFQTSLSYGFGENATRDSTGQAEIERPSDIFSLGLSYAAQGWFAAYAFQREANPCSLRRTGDKKECRPQAGGELEPAHLHYFEAGYRNDQWLLALAWQQARGYDWTDGFSGDSQHPQGTTGGMKSAAESRLQTRQAALSLAHTRGAITAKLTLAHGWDQRTNGERLPQTGYRQWIIGADYQLSKRTQAGIAHGRLIFAPQAGAAVAARATTLTSTSLSLSHKF; this is translated from the coding sequence ATGCATCTACGCTGGATCCCCCTGCTGGCCTGCCCGCTGTCCGCCCCGCTCTGGGCCGATGTCACGCTGTATGGCGAACTGCACGGCAGCCTTGGCCGCCACACCCTGTCGCGGGGGCCGAACCAGAACCGGCTGGACAATGCCGGTACACATTTCGGCATCAAGGGCAGTGAGTCGCTGGGCAATGGATTGAAAACCCTCTGGCAGATCGAGCTGGAGGCCGAGCTGGATGGCAGCAAGGCCCCGTCTCCGGGACAGACCTTTGCCGGACTGAGCGATGCCTCGCTGGGCACCCTGCGCCTGGGACATCTGAACAGTGCGCTCAAGGGGCTGTACACGGTCAATCAGTGGCGCTCGGGCGGCAGCATTGCCCATCACCGTCATCAGGGGCATGAAGGCATGAGGAATTTCGGCGCCGATGCCCTCAAGGTCTTCACCAATCCGGGCAAACGGCTGAAAAACGCCATTGCCTATGACTCTCCGGTCGTGGCGGGCTTTCAAACCAGCCTCAGCTACGGCTTTGGCGAAAACGCCACGCGTGACAGCACAGGGCAGGCGGAGATCGAACGGCCGTCCGACATTTTTTCGCTGGGCCTGAGCTATGCCGCTCAGGGATGGTTTGCCGCCTATGCCTTTCAACGCGAAGCCAATCCCTGCAGTCTGCGCCGGACCGGAGACAAGAAAGAGTGTCGTCCCCAGGCGGGCGGCGAACTGGAGCCCGCTCATCTGCACTATTTCGAGGCCGGCTATCGCAATGACCAGTGGCTGCTGGCTCTGGCCTGGCAGCAGGCGCGGGGCTATGACTGGACCGATGGCTTTTCCGGCGACAGCCAGCACCCCCAGGGGACAACGGGGGGCATGAAGTCAGCCGCCGAGAGCCGGCTGCAAACCCGGCAGGCGGCGCTCTCGCTGGCACACACCCGTGGCGCCATCACAGCAAAACTGACACTGGCACATGGCTGGGACCAGCGCACGAACGGAGAACGCCTGCCGCAGACCGGCTATCGTCAGTGGATCATCGGGGCCGATTACCAGCTCTCCAAACGCACGCAGGCCGGTATCGCTCATGGCCGGCTGATCTTCGCCCCCCAGGCGGGGGCCGCTGTGGCCGCGCGTGCCACCACCCTGACCAGCACCAGCCTGAGTCTGAGCCACAAGTTCTGA
- a CDS encoding DHA2 family efflux MFS transporter permease subunit, translating into MSATIMQALDTTIVNVALPQMQGNLGTTADQISWVLTSYLVASAIFMPLTGYLTDLLGRRRYLLYSIAGFVLASMLCGVAQNLAQIVLFRLLQGVFGAALVPLSQAIMADTFPLAERGRAMAIWGMGVMIGPIGGPTLGGWLTDVLDWRWTFYINVPVGLISLWLARQVPDTPRRQRDMDWLGLLLLTLGIGGLQFVLDRGNTEDWFSSQAIVAATFASVIGMAGFGLRGLLSRQKPLFDLHIFRDGNFAASSFVITALGLAMYGAMVIQPIMLEGLFHYPTLSTGLVMAPRGIASMISMMMIGRLVSKVDVRYLIGTGILIGACGTWVCTHYTLETSTAWFIWPVLLQGFGLGMIWVPLSTLALSTLPAALTAEAAGLFSLLRTIGSSVGIAVITTFYTRDTQAAWNHLVGYFNINNPALWSYLNLSGRTVLDETSASMLASELDRQAHMVAIVDVYWLITFSFLLMLPLVLMLRQRKGVVHKVEIVAD; encoded by the coding sequence ATGTCCGCCACCATCATGCAGGCGCTCGATACCACGATTGTCAATGTGGCCCTGCCGCAGATGCAGGGCAATCTCGGTACGACCGCTGATCAGATCAGCTGGGTCTTGACCAGCTATCTGGTGGCCTCGGCGATCTTCATGCCGCTGACCGGCTATCTGACCGATCTCCTCGGTCGGCGTCGGTACCTGCTGTATTCGATTGCCGGCTTCGTGCTGGCCTCCATGCTGTGCGGCGTGGCGCAGAATCTGGCGCAAATTGTGCTGTTTCGCCTGCTGCAGGGGGTCTTCGGCGCCGCACTGGTTCCCTTGTCCCAGGCCATCATGGCGGATACGTTTCCGTTGGCCGAGCGCGGCCGGGCGATGGCCATCTGGGGCATGGGGGTCATGATCGGCCCGATTGGCGGCCCGACGCTGGGGGGCTGGTTGACCGATGTGCTTGACTGGCGCTGGACGTTCTATATCAATGTGCCGGTTGGCCTGATCTCCCTGTGGCTGGCCCGGCAGGTGCCGGATACGCCGCGCAGGCAGCGCGACATGGACTGGCTCGGCCTGTTGCTGCTGACCCTGGGCATTGGCGGGCTGCAATTCGTGCTGGACCGGGGGAATACCGAGGACTGGTTTTCCAGTCAGGCCATTGTGGCGGCCACCTTTGCCAGTGTGATCGGCATGGCCGGCTTTGGTTTGCGAGGCCTGCTCTCGCGCCAGAAGCCGCTGTTTGATCTGCATATTTTCCGCGACGGCAATTTTGCGGCCTCCAGCTTCGTGATCACCGCACTCGGGCTGGCCATGTATGGCGCCATGGTGATTCAGCCGATCATGCTGGAAGGCCTGTTCCATTACCCGACCCTGTCGACCGGGCTGGTCATGGCGCCACGCGGCATTGCCAGCATGATCAGCATGATGATGATCGGCCGGCTGGTGTCGAAAGTGGACGTCCGCTATCTGATCGGCACCGGCATCCTGATCGGCGCCTGTGGTACCTGGGTCTGCACGCACTACACGCTGGAGACCAGCACGGCCTGGTTTATCTGGCCGGTACTGCTGCAAGGTTTCGGGTTAGGGATGATCTGGGTGCCGCTGTCGACGCTGGCCCTGTCAACCTTGCCGGCGGCGCTGACCGCCGAGGCAGCAGGTCTGTTCAGCTTGTTGCGTACCATCGGCTCCTCGGTGGGGATTGCCGTGATCACTACCTTCTACACCCGGGACACGCAGGCTGCCTGGAATCATCTGGTTGGGTATTTCAATATCAATAATCCGGCACTGTGGTCTTATCTGAATCTGAGCGGGCGCACCGTGCTGGATGAGACCTCGGCCAGCATGCTGGCCAGCGAGCTGGACCGCCAGGCGCACATGGTGGCGATTGTCGATGTTTACTGGCTGATTACCTTCAGCTTCCTGCTGATGCTGCCGCTGGTGCTGATGCTGCGTCAGCGCAAGGGGGTGGTGCACAAGGTAGAGATCGTGGCGGATTGA
- a CDS encoding DUF1853 family protein produces MFLPTSPELPWRQPAVRDLACLLTGRAPWLTPDDLPDALLLGADGMRRLAMLDNDPAPLRRWLAARPVRRLGHYAEQLLAFWFDHSPHIELVAHNLVLRDKGLTLGEFDFLLRIDGQPWHLETCSKFYLQCGKGASGLVGPSLRDAWLLKQDKLAQQLRLSRHALARQVLPPGFEAPRTGALVRGCFFYRQAPDEAAFAPATQWQGWMADCEQPWPCRDASSRWLWLPRMRWLSPALAASGEVGSAQALRVQMTQAEAPQMVAEMVAEEGGWRELRRGFVLPSRWPDAGRLVQLQQQMPTGAC; encoded by the coding sequence ATGTTCCTCCCGACAAGTCCTGAGCTGCCCTGGCGCCAGCCTGCGGTGCGTGATCTGGCCTGTCTGCTGACCGGCCGCGCACCCTGGCTCACGCCAGACGACCTGCCCGATGCGCTGCTGCTGGGGGCCGACGGGATGAGGCGCCTGGCGATGCTGGACAACGATCCGGCGCCACTGCGCCGCTGGCTGGCGGCTCGTCCCGTCAGGCGGCTTGGCCACTATGCCGAGCAACTGCTGGCTTTCTGGTTTGACCATTCCCCCCATATCGAGCTGGTTGCGCACAATCTGGTGCTGCGCGACAAAGGGCTGACGCTGGGTGAGTTCGACTTCCTGCTGCGTATTGATGGCCAGCCCTGGCATCTGGAAACCTGCAGCAAATTCTATCTGCAGTGCGGGAAGGGGGCATCAGGCCTGGTGGGCCCCAGTCTGCGCGATGCCTGGCTGCTGAAACAGGACAAGCTGGCTCAGCAATTGAGGCTGAGTCGCCATGCGCTGGCCCGACAAGTCCTGCCGCCGGGGTTTGAGGCACCGCGCACCGGGGCACTGGTGCGTGGCTGCTTTTTTTACCGTCAGGCGCCTGACGAGGCGGCATTCGCGCCGGCAACCCAATGGCAAGGCTGGATGGCTGACTGCGAACAGCCCTGGCCCTGTCGCGACGCCTCCAGTCGCTGGCTGTGGCTGCCGCGCATGCGCTGGCTGTCGCCGGCGCTGGCCGCCAGCGGCGAGGTAGGGTCGGCACAGGCCCTGCGTGTGCAGATGACACAAGCCGAGGCGCCCCAAATGGTGGCGGAAATGGTGGCAGAGGAGGGGGGATGGCGCGAATTGCGGCGCGGCTTTGTTCTGCCGTCGCGCTGGCCGGATGCCGGGCGGCTGGTGCAGCTGCAGCAGCAAATGCCAACGGGCGCCTGCTGA
- the mutS gene encoding DNA mismatch repair protein MutS: MTDAAAKHTPVMQQYLAIKREHQDKLVFYRMGDFYELFYEDAEKAARLLDITLTTRGASAGNPIKMAGVPYHAAEQYLAKLIRLGESVAIAEQFGDPATSKGPVERRVARIVTPGTVTDAAFLDEKRDVLVLALQTIKGKLGLAWLSLASGEFKVMETASEELASELERLRPSELILPDDCDLALLQELNLPKKKLPAWQFDPQSSHQALTRHFGTRDLSGFGAEELKVAVGAAGALLEYVKTTQGANPAHLMSLAVEDSRELIRMDAATRRNLELTETIRGEPSPTLFSLLDRCATTMGSRLLRHWLHHPLRQQGKIAERLSAVRALLPGHATLLAELREVADIERICARIALRSARPRDLSALRDSLIKLGDITPLLPQDESGLLAELAAALPGAAGLIETLQQAVLPEPATFLRDGGVINHGYSAELDELRAIQTNCGEFLLALEARERERSGIATLKVEFNRVHGFYIEVSKAQSENVPDDYRRRQTLKNAERYITPELKEFEDKALSAQDRSLALEKQLYEALLETLAAGIGTLKQVAAAVATLDVLAAFAQSAETGGYVEPVFVSQPVLDIRGGRHPVVESQVDSFIANDTSLGAARKLLLITGPNMGGKSTYMRQTALITLLAHIGSFVPAEGVTIGPIDRIFTRIGASDDLAGGRSTFMVEMTETANILNNASEQSLVLMDEVGRGTSTFDGLALAWAIAKALIEKNRAYTLFATHYFELTRLASDYPSVANVHLSAVEHKDRIVFLHHVEEGPASQSYGLAVAQLAGVPGKVIREARRYLVELENQAASQQPDLFAVAMPQASEPEPDPVLERLADIDPNALTPRQALDLLFDLKQIMN, encoded by the coding sequence ATGACAGACGCCGCAGCCAAACACACCCCTGTCATGCAGCAATACCTCGCCATCAAGCGCGAGCATCAGGACAAACTGGTGTTCTATCGCATGGGCGACTTCTACGAGCTGTTCTACGAAGACGCCGAAAAAGCCGCCCGCCTGCTGGATATCACGCTGACCACCCGCGGGGCCAGTGCCGGCAATCCGATCAAGATGGCCGGGGTGCCCTACCATGCCGCCGAGCAATATCTGGCCAAGCTGATTCGCCTCGGTGAATCGGTCGCGATTGCCGAACAGTTCGGCGACCCGGCCACCAGCAAGGGACCGGTCGAGCGACGCGTGGCACGCATTGTCACGCCCGGTACCGTTACGGATGCGGCCTTTCTCGATGAAAAGCGCGATGTCCTGGTGCTGGCCCTGCAAACCATCAAGGGAAAGCTGGGACTGGCCTGGCTGTCGCTGGCCAGCGGCGAGTTCAAGGTGATGGAGACCGCCAGCGAGGAGCTGGCGAGTGAGCTGGAACGGCTGCGCCCTTCCGAGCTGATCCTGCCCGATGACTGCGATCTGGCTTTGCTGCAGGAACTGAACCTGCCGAAGAAAAAACTGCCGGCCTGGCAGTTTGACCCGCAGTCCAGCCATCAGGCCCTGACGCGGCATTTCGGCACGCGCGACCTGTCGGGCTTTGGTGCCGAGGAACTGAAAGTGGCCGTCGGCGCGGCCGGCGCCCTGCTGGAATACGTCAAGACCACCCAGGGTGCCAATCCGGCACACCTGATGTCGCTGGCGGTCGAGGACAGCCGCGAACTGATCCGCATGGATGCGGCGACCCGGCGCAATCTGGAGCTGACCGAAACCATCCGCGGCGAGCCCTCGCCGACGCTGTTTTCCCTGCTGGATCGCTGTGCCACCACCATGGGCAGCCGTCTGCTGCGCCACTGGCTGCATCACCCCCTGCGCCAGCAGGGCAAGATCGCTGAACGTCTGAGCGCCGTGCGTGCCCTGCTGCCGGGTCATGCCACCTTGCTGGCCGAGTTGCGCGAAGTGGCGGATATCGAGCGTATCTGTGCGCGCATCGCGCTGCGCTCGGCGCGCCCGCGCGACCTGTCGGCCCTGCGTGATTCGCTGATCAAGCTGGGCGACATCACGCCGCTGCTGCCCCAGGACGAGAGCGGACTGCTGGCCGAGCTGGCCGCGGCGCTGCCCGGTGCAGCCGGTCTGATCGAGACCCTGCAGCAGGCAGTGCTGCCGGAGCCGGCAACCTTTCTGCGTGATGGCGGCGTGATCAATCATGGCTATTCGGCCGAGCTGGACGAACTGCGCGCCATCCAGACCAATTGCGGCGAATTCCTGCTGGCGCTGGAGGCACGGGAACGCGAACGCAGCGGCATCGCCACCCTCAAGGTGGAGTTCAACCGGGTGCATGGCTTCTATATCGAAGTCAGCAAGGCACAATCGGAAAATGTGCCGGACGATTATCGCCGCCGCCAGACCCTGAAAAATGCCGAACGCTACATCACGCCCGAGCTGAAAGAGTTCGAAGACAAGGCGCTGTCGGCCCAGGATCGGTCGCTGGCACTGGAAAAGCAGCTCTACGAAGCCCTGCTCGAAACGCTGGCAGCGGGGATCGGCACGCTGAAGCAGGTGGCGGCCGCCGTGGCCACGCTGGATGTGCTGGCGGCGTTTGCCCAAAGCGCCGAAACGGGCGGCTATGTCGAGCCCGTGTTTGTCTCACAACCTGTGCTCGACATCCGCGGCGGACGCCACCCGGTGGTCGAAAGCCAGGTAGACAGCTTCATCGCCAATGACACCAGCCTGGGCGCAGCCCGCAAGCTGCTGCTGATCACCGGTCCGAACATGGGCGGTAAGTCAACCTATATGCGACAGACTGCGCTGATCACCCTGCTGGCACACATCGGCAGTTTCGTCCCGGCCGAGGGCGTCACCATCGGCCCGATCGACCGCATCTTCACCCGCATCGGCGCCTCGGACGATCTGGCCGGCGGGCGTTCGACCTTCATGGTCGAGATGACCGAAACCGCCAACATCCTCAACAACGCCAGCGAGCAGAGTCTGGTGCTGATGGATGAGGTGGGCCGCGGCACCTCGACCTTTGACGGCCTGGCGCTGGCCTGGGCGATTGCCAAGGCACTGATCGAGAAGAATCGTGCCTATACCCTGTTCGCCACCCACTATTTCGAGCTGACGCGGCTGGCCAGCGACTATCCGAGCGTGGCCAATGTTCACCTGTCGGCGGTCGAGCACAAGGACCGCATTGTCTTCCTGCACCATGTGGAAGAAGGGCCGGCCAGTCAGAGTTACGGTCTGGCGGTCGCCCAGCTGGCCGGGGTACCGGGCAAGGTGATCCGCGAGGCGCGTCGTTACCTGGTCGAACTGGAAAATCAGGCCGCCAGCCAGCAACCGGATCTGTTCGCCGTGGCGATGCCGCAGGCGTCCGAGCCGGAGCCCGATCCGGTCCTGGAGCGCCTGGCCGACATCGACCCCAACGCGCTGACGCCCAGGCAGGCGCTGGATTTATTGTTCGACCTCAAACAAATTATGAATTAA